A section of the Ruania halotolerans genome encodes:
- a CDS encoding mannose-1-phosphate guanylyltransferase, whose amino-acid sequence MTQSFYAVVPAGGAGTRLWPLSRQAHPKFLHDLTGTGRTLLQATADRLRPLSDGLVVVTGARHADAVAAQLDLDPSDLFAEPAPRDSMAAIGLAAAVLHRRHPGEDVIVGSFAADHVITDTDAFADAVRTAVATAADDYVVTIGIRATAPSTAFGYIHVGEPLANGAGAHHVHGFTEKPDVDSAAGYLATGDYRWNAGMFVVRARVLLDHLARLQPTLADGLERIAAAWDTDEREAVLTQEWPALTKIAIDHAIAEPVAAAGGVAVVPGEFDWDDVGDWHSLAGLLPAGPDGVRVLGQAGDVMAIDSPGALAVPSSGRRVVLLGVPDAVVVDMDDAVLVTTRAQAQDVKDVVRQLSEDGTTLT is encoded by the coding sequence GTGACGCAGTCCTTCTACGCCGTGGTGCCCGCCGGTGGTGCCGGTACCCGCCTCTGGCCGCTCTCGCGGCAGGCCCATCCGAAGTTCCTGCACGATCTCACTGGCACCGGTCGCACTCTCCTGCAGGCGACGGCGGACCGTCTTCGCCCGCTCAGTGACGGCCTCGTGGTGGTCACTGGGGCGAGACACGCCGACGCCGTGGCCGCTCAACTGGATCTCGACCCGAGCGACCTGTTCGCCGAACCGGCCCCGCGGGATTCGATGGCGGCGATCGGCCTCGCCGCCGCCGTGCTGCACCGCCGCCATCCCGGAGAGGATGTGATCGTCGGCTCCTTCGCCGCCGATCACGTGATCACCGATACCGATGCGTTCGCCGATGCTGTTCGTACCGCTGTGGCCACCGCCGCCGACGACTACGTGGTGACGATCGGCATCCGCGCCACCGCACCGTCGACGGCGTTCGGCTACATCCACGTGGGCGAGCCGCTGGCGAATGGCGCCGGCGCCCACCACGTGCACGGCTTCACCGAGAAGCCTGATGTGGACTCGGCCGCGGGCTATCTCGCCACTGGCGATTACCGTTGGAACGCCGGCATGTTCGTCGTCCGTGCCCGGGTCCTGCTCGACCATCTGGCGCGCCTGCAACCCACTCTCGCGGACGGACTGGAGCGGATCGCCGCCGCCTGGGACACCGATGAGCGCGAGGCCGTTCTCACGCAGGAGTGGCCCGCGCTGACGAAGATCGCCATCGATCATGCAATCGCCGAACCCGTGGCCGCCGCCGGGGGCGTCGCCGTGGTGCCCGGCGAGTTCGACTGGGACGACGTGGGGGACTGGCATTCCCTCGCAGGCCTTCTTCCTGCCGGGCCCGACGGCGTCCGGGTCCTCGGTCAGGCCGGCGACGTCATGGCCATTGACTCCCCGGGGGCGCTCGCAGTGCCCTCCTCCGGGCGGCGCGTGGTGCTGCTCGGGGTGCCGGACGCCGTCGTGGTGGATATGGATGACGCCGTACTGGTGACCACCCGCGCCCAGGCGCAAGACGTGAAGGACGTGGTCCGGCAACTGTCCGAGGACGGCACCACGCTCACCTGA